One Phocaeicola dorei genomic region harbors:
- a CDS encoding tetratricopeptide repeat protein encodes MYKKYIIGLFTLCCAGNTAAQSLAQAKQLFLNGEFEQAKPAFQKLVKQAPSNANYNYWYGACCYETGEKKEAQPYLEKSAARKVIDAYRYLGKLYYDIYRFDDAVDNYEQHIEWLEKKKRPTEMAEAELEQIKQAARMIKGVENITVIDSFVVDKNDFLKAYKISRESGALYHDPTISGTVYQTEMGNKVLYGNKSTDGKMQLYSRIRLLDGWSEPEPLMSLNEQGNVNYPFLMSDGITLYYASDGEGSLGGYDIFVTRYDSENGNYLRPDNIGMPFNSPANDYMYAIDEFNNIGWFASDRYQPDNKVCIYVFVPNSSKEVYNYESTDEQIIINAASLHSIRTTWKDEEKVRTGKQRLAAIMYAKESGEQQKDFTLIIDDSAVYHTLNDFRSAEARKLYQQRIQKQKDYDNLKKNLDDKREQYAQGNSARKKNLTPAILELEKRTEQLLKEMAQLDISVRNEEIKKLKH; translated from the coding sequence ATGTACAAAAAATATATCATTGGTTTATTTACTTTATGCTGCGCAGGCAACACTGCGGCACAAAGCTTGGCACAAGCCAAACAACTTTTCCTGAACGGAGAATTTGAACAAGCCAAACCAGCTTTCCAAAAGCTGGTAAAGCAAGCCCCTTCTAATGCCAATTATAATTATTGGTATGGCGCATGTTGTTATGAAACAGGAGAAAAAAAAGAAGCACAGCCCTACCTTGAAAAAAGCGCCGCCCGCAAAGTCATTGACGCATACCGCTATTTAGGGAAACTATATTATGATATCTATCGGTTTGACGATGCCGTAGATAACTACGAACAACACATAGAATGGTTGGAAAAGAAAAAACGCCCTACCGAAATGGCTGAAGCAGAGCTGGAACAAATAAAGCAAGCAGCCCGTATGATAAAAGGAGTGGAAAACATTACTGTAATAGATAGTTTTGTAGTCGATAAAAATGATTTTCTGAAAGCATATAAAATCAGTAGAGAATCGGGAGCACTCTATCACGATCCTACCATATCTGGGACTGTCTATCAAACCGAAATGGGCAATAAAGTACTTTACGGGAACAAAAGCACAGACGGCAAAATGCAACTCTACTCCCGTATCCGTCTGTTGGACGGCTGGAGCGAGCCCGAACCCCTCATGTCCCTTAATGAACAGGGAAATGTAAACTATCCCTTCTTAATGTCAGATGGCATTACTTTATATTATGCATCGGATGGAGAAGGCTCTTTGGGGGGGTACGATATTTTTGTAACTCGCTATGATTCGGAAAATGGCAATTATCTTCGTCCCGATAATATAGGAATGCCATTTAACTCTCCCGCCAATGACTATATGTATGCCATTGATGAATTCAACAATATTGGCTGGTTTGCTTCAGACCGCTATCAGCCTGATAACAAAGTCTGTATCTATGTGTTTGTACCGAACTCTTCAAAAGAAGTATACAATTACGAAAGTACAGACGAACAGATCATTATAAATGCAGCCAGCCTACATTCTATCCGTACCACCTGGAAAGATGAAGAGAAAGTACGAACCGGCAAGCAACGCCTAGCGGCAATAATGTATGCCAAAGAATCCGGAGAACAACAAAAAGACTTCACCTTGATAATAGATGACTCTGCTGTTTACCATACATTGAACGACTTCCGCTCTGCCGAAGCACGTAAACTTTATCAGCAAAGAATACAAAAGCAGAAGGATTATGACAACCTGAAGAAAAATCTGGATGACAAACGCGAACAATATGCCCAAGGGAACAGTGCACGAAAGAAGAATTTGACACCCGCCATTTTGGAATTGGAAAAACGTACTGAACAACTTCTGAAAGAAATGGCCCAACTGGATATCAGCGTCCGCAACGAAGAAATAAAGAAGTTGAAACACTAA
- a CDS encoding NfeD family protein, translating to MEVFIIIALILAGVLLFIVEVFLIPGISIAGIASAICLLYANYYAFDTLGPIAGFITLIASVLSCIAIIIWFMHSKTMDKLSLKKTLDYKIDPLKGTHIRIGDKGIAITRLALIGNANFNGHIIEVRSADGLIDENTPIYVERMVEGTVIVRKFNL from the coding sequence ATGGAAGTATTTATTATCATAGCGCTCATCTTGGCAGGAGTACTTCTCTTTATTGTAGAGGTTTTCCTTATTCCCGGCATCAGTATAGCCGGAATAGCATCGGCCATCTGCCTGCTATATGCCAACTATTACGCTTTCGACACATTAGGACCGATAGCAGGATTCATTACTTTGATAGCATCCGTCCTAAGTTGCATAGCCATTATCATCTGGTTTATGCACTCAAAAACCATGGACAAGCTTTCTTTGAAGAAAACACTGGATTATAAAATCGATCCCCTAAAAGGAACCCATATCCGCATCGGAGACAAAGGCATAGCAATAACCCGCCTTGCACTGATAGGCAATGCAAACTTTAATGGACACATCATCGAAGTGCGCTCTGCCGATGGCTTGATTGATGAGAATACCCCCATTTATGTAGAAAGAATGGTTGAAGGAACGGTGATTGTACGCAAATTCAACCTATGA
- the floA gene encoding flotillin-like protein FloA (flotillin-like protein involved in membrane lipid rafts), which produces MIEPNYLPFILIGGGIIFVVLFFHYVPFFLWLSAKVSGVRISLVQLFLMRIRNVPPYVIVPAMIEAHKAGLSNITRDELEAHYMAGGHVEKVVHALVSASKANIELSFQMATGIDLAGRDVFEAVQMSVNPKVIDTPPVTAVAKDGIQLIAKARVTVRANIRQLVGGAGEDTILARVGEGIVSSIGSSENHKSVLENPDSISKLVLRKGLDAGTAFEILSIDIADIDIGRNIGAALQIDQANADKNIAQAKAEERRAMAVALEQEMKAKAEEARANVIQAEAEVPKAMAEAFRSGNLGIMDYYRMKNIQADTSMRENIAKPETTFGNEPLSK; this is translated from the coding sequence ATGATCGAACCCAACTATCTTCCTTTCATCCTTATAGGAGGTGGAATTATTTTCGTGGTACTATTCTTTCATTATGTACCATTTTTCCTCTGGCTGTCTGCCAAAGTTTCGGGAGTACGCATTTCATTGGTGCAATTATTCTTAATGCGCATCCGTAATGTTCCTCCTTATGTCATTGTCCCAGCAATGATTGAAGCACATAAAGCTGGCTTAAGTAACATAACCCGAGATGAATTGGAAGCTCATTATATGGCAGGCGGGCATGTAGAAAAAGTAGTACACGCACTAGTATCCGCATCCAAAGCCAACATCGAACTGTCTTTCCAAATGGCAACTGGTATTGACCTAGCCGGCCGTGACGTATTCGAAGCCGTGCAAATGTCAGTAAACCCTAAGGTTATTGACACTCCTCCCGTTACTGCTGTAGCCAAAGACGGCATACAGCTTATAGCTAAAGCTCGTGTCACTGTACGCGCCAATATCCGCCAATTAGTAGGAGGTGCCGGAGAAGACACGATTCTAGCACGTGTTGGTGAAGGTATCGTGTCCTCTATCGGATCGTCCGAAAATCACAAATCCGTATTGGAAAATCCTGATTCTATCTCTAAATTAGTACTCCGCAAGGGCTTAGATGCCGGTACGGCCTTCGAAATCCTGTCTATTGATATAGCTGATATTGATATAGGCAGAAATATTGGAGCTGCTTTACAAATAGACCAGGCCAATGCCGACAAGAATATTGCACAAGCCAAAGCAGAAGAACGCCGTGCGATGGCCGTCGCTTTGGAACAGGAAATGAAAGCCAAAGCAGAAGAGGCCCGTGCGAATGTAATTCAGGCAGAGGCCGAAGTGCCCAAGGCCATGGCGGAAGCATTTCGTAGTGGCAACCTAGGCATTATGGACTATTACCGCATGAAGAATATACAAGCAGATACCTCCATGCGTGAAAATATTGCAAAACCCGAAACAACTTTCGGTAATGAACCATTAAGCAAATAA
- a CDS encoding nucleoside phosphorylase: MKKYYAESELIINPDGSIFHLHIKPEQLANKIILVGDPGRVALVASHFETKECEIESREFKTITGTYKGKRLTVVSTGIGCDNIDIVMNELDALANINFNTRYEKDHLRQLELVRIGTCGGLQPYTPVGTYICSEKSIGFDGLLNFYAGRNEVCDLKFEQAFINYMGWEGNVCIAHPYVIDADRELIDRIAQNDMVRGITIAAGGFFGPQGRELRIPLADPEQNEKIEKFEYNDYRITNFEMESSALAGLARLMGHKAMTVCMVIANRLIKEANTGYKNSIDGLIEKVLERI; the protein is encoded by the coding sequence ATGAAAAAATATTATGCAGAATCTGAGTTGATTATCAATCCCGACGGCTCTATTTTTCACCTTCATATCAAACCGGAACAGCTGGCAAATAAAATAATTCTAGTAGGTGACCCTGGGCGTGTAGCATTAGTAGCTTCTCATTTCGAAACTAAAGAATGTGAAATAGAAAGCCGTGAATTCAAGACCATTACCGGTACTTATAAAGGGAAACGTCTCACCGTAGTTTCCACCGGTATAGGTTGTGACAATATAGACATTGTGATGAATGAATTAGATGCTTTGGCCAATATTAATTTCAATACCCGTTATGAAAAAGACCACTTACGCCAATTGGAATTAGTACGTATCGGTACATGTGGCGGATTACAGCCTTATACTCCCGTTGGCACCTATATTTGTTCTGAAAAGTCTATCGGTTTTGATGGACTACTCAATTTCTACGCCGGACGCAATGAGGTTTGCGATCTGAAATTCGAACAAGCTTTTATAAATTACATGGGTTGGGAAGGTAATGTATGCATCGCCCACCCATACGTCATTGATGCCGACCGGGAATTAATAGACCGCATCGCGCAAAATGATATGGTCCGTGGCATAACTATCGCCGCAGGAGGTTTCTTTGGCCCGCAAGGACGAGAACTCCGTATTCCACTGGCCGATCCTGAACAGAATGAAAAGATTGAGAAATTTGAATACAATGACTATCGCATCACTAACTTTGAAATGGAAAGTTCCGCCCTTGCCGGATTAGCACGCCTGATGGGACACAAAGCCATGACTGTATGTATGGTAATTGCCAACCGACTAATAAAGGAAGCCAATACCGGCTATAAAAACTCTATTGATGGTTTGATAGAAAAAGTCTTGGAAAGAATATAA
- a CDS encoding GAF domain-containing protein: METSFKQTTSNKVERYRLFLPQFELLISDEKEEISVLANTAAALREAFGFFWVGFYLVKDGQLILGPFQGSTACYRIHKGKGVCGTSWSEARTLIVPNVEQFPGHIACSSLSRSEIVVPILANGQVKGVLDIDSNLLNSFDETDRRYLEEVTAIVAKTLYY, translated from the coding sequence ATGGAAACCAGTTTCAAACAAACAACTAGTAATAAAGTAGAACGTTACCGTCTTTTCCTCCCTCAGTTTGAACTTTTAATATCAGATGAAAAAGAAGAAATAAGTGTTTTGGCCAATACTGCCGCTGCTCTTCGGGAAGCCTTCGGCTTTTTTTGGGTAGGTTTCTATCTGGTTAAAGACGGCCAACTTATTTTAGGACCTTTTCAGGGAAGCACCGCCTGTTATCGCATCCATAAAGGAAAGGGAGTATGTGGAACCTCATGGTCAGAAGCTCGAACCTTGATAGTGCCCAATGTAGAACAATTCCCCGGACATATAGCCTGCAGTTCTCTTTCCCGCTCCGAAATTGTTGTTCCTATTCTTGCTAATGGACAAGTAAAGGGAGTATTGGATATTGACAGTAATCTATTAAACTCTTTTGATGAAACAGACCGCCGTTATTTAGAAGAAGTAACAGCCATCGTAGCTAAAACATTATATTATTAA
- the mnmE gene encoding tRNA uridine-5-carboxymethylaminomethyl(34) synthesis GTPase MnmE has product MNQDTICAIATAQGGAIGIIRVSGPKAIEITSRIFTPATGKPLTERAPYTLTFGKICSPKRKINNTLFQKTSEIPQEKSETLQKKESIIPSAEEVIDEVLISLFRAPHSYTGEDSTEIMCHGSSYILQQVIQLLIYNGCRAALPGEYTQRAFLNGKMDLSQAEAVADLIASSSAATHRLAMSQMRGGFSKELSNLRNQLLHFTSLMELELDFSDHEELEFANRDELSSLATHIEQVIAQLAHSFSVGNAIKNGIPVAIIGETNAGKSTLLNALLNEEKAIVSDIHGTTRDVIEDTINLQGVTFRFIDTAGIRQTNDTIENLGIERTFQKMDQAYVILWMIDSTDAQRRFEELKAEILPHCEGKKMIILFNKSDLLLAIQKEELSAIFADMKVEKLFISAKKRENITILEKKLVQAAALPEINQNDIIITNVRHYEALTRALDSIHRVQEGLQLGLSGDLVSEDLRQCIHELSEIVAEGGITSEETLQNIFQNFCIGK; this is encoded by the coding sequence ATAAACCAAGATACAATCTGCGCCATTGCCACCGCCCAGGGAGGAGCCATCGGAATAATTCGTGTATCTGGCCCAAAAGCGATTGAAATAACGTCACGCATATTTACACCCGCCACAGGCAAGCCACTGACAGAACGAGCACCATATACTCTTACTTTCGGAAAGATTTGTTCCCCAAAGCGAAAAATTAATAATACACTTTTCCAAAAAACGAGTGAAATTCCGCAAGAAAAAAGTGAAACGTTACAAAAAAAAGAATCAATTATACCTTCTGCAGAAGAAGTAATAGACGAAGTTTTAATTTCTTTGTTCCGTGCCCCTCATTCTTATACCGGTGAAGACAGTACGGAAATCATGTGTCATGGTTCATCCTATATCCTGCAGCAAGTTATACAACTCCTGATCTATAATGGATGTCGTGCCGCTCTACCAGGTGAATACACCCAACGTGCTTTTCTAAACGGAAAAATGGACTTGAGCCAAGCCGAAGCTGTGGCCGATCTGATAGCCTCATCGTCTGCCGCCACCCATCGCCTAGCCATGAGCCAAATGCGTGGAGGATTCAGTAAAGAACTTTCTAACCTGCGTAACCAATTGCTTCATTTCACTTCGTTAATGGAATTAGAACTGGATTTCAGTGATCATGAAGAACTAGAATTCGCCAATCGTGACGAACTGAGCAGTCTAGCTACCCATATCGAACAAGTTATTGCCCAGCTAGCTCATTCTTTCAGTGTAGGAAACGCAATCAAGAATGGCATTCCTGTAGCAATTATCGGAGAGACGAATGCTGGAAAATCCACCTTACTGAATGCGTTGCTGAATGAGGAAAAAGCCATTGTCAGTGATATCCATGGAACGACCCGTGACGTAATAGAGGATACGATCAATTTACAAGGTGTCACATTCCGATTTATTGATACAGCTGGAATCCGCCAAACGAACGATACAATAGAAAATCTAGGGATAGAACGTACTTTCCAAAAGATGGACCAAGCATATGTCATTTTATGGATGATAGACTCTACAGATGCCCAAAGACGGTTCGAAGAATTAAAAGCCGAAATTCTTCCACACTGCGAAGGGAAAAAGATGATTATTTTATTTAATAAGTCAGATCTGTTACTAGCAATACAAAAAGAAGAGTTGTCAGCTATATTTGCTGACATGAAAGTGGAAAAACTATTTATCTCAGCAAAGAAAAGGGAAAATATAACGATCCTGGAAAAAAAGTTAGTACAGGCAGCCGCCTTACCAGAAATCAACCAAAACGATATTATCATTACAAATGTACGCCATTACGAAGCATTAACACGAGCATTGGATTCTATTCATAGAGTACAGGAAGGATTGCAATTGGGATTATCAGGAGATTTGGTAAGTGAGGATTTAAGACAATGTATCCACGAACTAAGTGAGATTGTTGCAGAAGGAGGTATAACCTCGGAAGAAACATTGCAAAATATATTTCAAAACTTTTGCATCGGCAAGTGA
- a CDS encoding helix-turn-helix domain-containing protein — protein MEVKRICQWCGKPFIAQKTTTCYCSPQCSKRGYKHRIKERKMELRHMQEMQELRSSLEKQEYFTFSQAARLMGVSRQYIYKLVKEDKLRASRISGRMSLVRRADIELMLKSKPYERLVAKNDFDISEYYTAEEIAEKYKVNAKWVWTYTRQHKVPKVRIRQFNYYSKKHIDAAFAKYEVDSDLTEWYTPEEIQEKYGMTRVAIRSQVYRNNIPSKKEHGQIYYSKLHFDLSKTSEQESKAEYYTVKEAMEKFKLSRDSVYGILQFHQINREKNGRFVRFLKVEFDRVMGVRK, from the coding sequence ATGGAAGTAAAAAGAATTTGTCAATGGTGCGGAAAACCGTTCATCGCACAGAAAACAACGACTTGCTATTGTAGCCCTCAATGCTCGAAGCGAGGTTACAAACATCGTATCAAAGAGCGCAAAATGGAATTGCGCCACATGCAGGAAATGCAGGAGTTGCGCTCCAGTTTGGAGAAACAGGAGTATTTCACTTTCTCTCAGGCAGCCCGATTGATGGGAGTAAGCCGTCAATACATTTATAAGTTAGTTAAAGAGGACAAACTTAGGGCATCCCGAATTAGCGGAAGGATGTCATTGGTAAGGCGTGCCGATATTGAACTAATGCTCAAAAGTAAACCATACGAGAGGTTAGTAGCTAAAAACGATTTCGACATCTCCGAATATTATACTGCCGAAGAGATTGCAGAGAAATACAAGGTCAATGCCAAATGGGTATGGACTTACACACGGCAGCACAAAGTGCCAAAGGTGAGAATACGCCAGTTCAATTATTACAGCAAGAAGCATATCGATGCCGCCTTTGCCAAATACGAGGTGGATTCCGACCTGACCGAATGGTACACTCCCGAAGAGATTCAAGAAAAGTACGGCATGACACGTGTCGCCATCCGTTCACAAGTGTACCGGAATAATATTCCATCCAAGAAAGAGCACGGTCAGATATACTACTCCAAACTGCATTTCGACCTGTCGAAGACATCGGAACAAGAAAGTAAGGCTGAATACTACACCGTCAAGGAGGCGATGGAAAAATTCAAGCTGTCCCGAGACTCGGTTTACGGCATTCTGCAATTCCACCAAATCAACCGGGAGAAGAACGGACGGTTCGTCAGGTTCTTGAAAGTAGAGTTTGACCGGGTGATGGGTGTCCGTAAATAA
- a CDS encoding tyrosine-type recombinase/integrase encodes MHECKTVTLRTRPLKGRMLSFYLDYYPGYRDKETMKVIRHESLGIYIYANPKNKREQSFNEAMTEKAEAIRCRRFESVVNERYDFFDKYKLKADFLEYYRKQLRKHDQKWEFVYLHFSNFVHGKCTFEEIDIDLCNKFREYLLSAKKLRRNGRITRNSASGYWSTFRGFLKILYRNGMIKTNVNDFLEKIETEDTMKEALSVEELYQLAETPCKKPIVKIASLFSCMTSLRISDILALCWEDIVDYSAGGKCVHIITQKNKTEDIIPISEEALGLIGYSSEKKGLVFKGLMRSWTQAPMKEWIRSAGITKNITFHSYRRTFTTLQGAAGTDVRTIQSIMAHKSITTTMRYMKVVDSNKREASNKITLIRKD; translated from the coding sequence ATGCATGAATGCAAAACAGTAACATTAAGGACACGTCCGCTAAAAGGCAGGATGTTGTCTTTTTATCTGGATTATTATCCGGGGTATCGAGACAAGGAAACGATGAAAGTTATCCGTCATGAATCGCTTGGCATTTATATCTACGCCAATCCGAAAAACAAGCGTGAACAGAGTTTCAACGAAGCGATGACCGAGAAAGCCGAGGCTATTCGTTGCCGCCGCTTTGAATCTGTCGTTAATGAACGGTATGATTTCTTCGACAAGTACAAACTCAAAGCGGATTTCTTGGAATACTACCGCAAGCAACTCCGCAAACACGACCAGAAATGGGAGTTCGTCTATCTCCATTTCAGCAACTTCGTACATGGCAAATGTACTTTTGAGGAGATTGACATCGACCTATGTAACAAGTTTCGGGAATACCTGTTGAGTGCCAAGAAACTAAGGCGCAACGGACGTATCACACGAAACTCCGCATCGGGATATTGGTCCACTTTCAGAGGATTCTTGAAAATACTCTATCGCAATGGGATGATAAAGACCAATGTCAATGATTTCTTGGAAAAGATTGAGACAGAAGACACCATGAAAGAGGCCTTGTCCGTCGAAGAGTTATACCAGTTAGCAGAAACGCCGTGTAAAAAGCCTATCGTGAAAATCGCATCGCTGTTTTCCTGTATGACCAGCTTGCGCATCAGTGATATTCTCGCCCTATGTTGGGAAGACATCGTAGATTATTCTGCCGGAGGGAAATGCGTACATATCATTACGCAGAAGAACAAAACGGAAGACATCATTCCCATCAGCGAGGAGGCGTTAGGGCTGATAGGATACAGTTCCGAGAAGAAAGGTCTGGTGTTCAAGGGGCTTATGCGCAGTTGGACACAAGCACCCATGAAAGAGTGGATTCGTTCTGCCGGAATAACCAAAAACATAACATTCCATTCATATCGGAGAACATTCACAACCCTTCAGGGGGCTGCCGGTACAGACGTCCGTACCATACAAAGCATAATGGCACACAAAAGCATTACCACGACTATGCGTTACATGAAAGTCGTGGACAGTAACAAGCGTGAAGCCAGCAATAAAATCACTTTGATAAGGAAAGACTGA
- a CDS encoding helix-turn-helix domain-containing protein yields the protein MEKDQLTFNDLPTVVGELCNRIASMENLLTEKLSRQNEVKENTHVPMTVQEACAYLKMPLSTFYYKVKKDDIPVIKQDKHLYIYRDELDKWLESSRKTPAPQSFEDENEAMLASHRRKPNPKNW from the coding sequence ATGGAAAAAGACCAACTGACTTTCAATGACCTGCCGACTGTGGTAGGAGAACTGTGCAACCGAATCGCAAGTATGGAAAATCTTCTGACGGAGAAACTTTCCCGGCAGAACGAAGTCAAAGAGAATACGCACGTTCCGATGACCGTGCAGGAGGCTTGCGCTTATCTGAAAATGCCGTTATCGACCTTTTACTACAAGGTAAAAAAGGACGATATTCCGGTTATAAAGCAAGACAAGCATCTATACATCTATCGGGATGAATTGGACAAATGGCTTGAATCTTCACGAAAGACTCCGGCTCCGCAAAGTTTCGAGGACGAGAATGAAGCCATGCTCGCTTCCCATCGCCGTAAACCGAACCCTAAAAACTGGTAG
- a CDS encoding AAA family ATPase: MEKTDNPILSIEELAICMEESAVSVTSAYGHSPVVLMVDDATIGILGNFSASIGKAKSKKTFNVSAIVASALTNSTILHYRSIFPEDKRKVLYIDTEQGRYHCQNVLKRILRLANLPEDKEPDNLVMLALRKYSPKMRLAIVEHAIGTIPDLGLVIIDGIRDFLYDINSPGESTDIISRLMQWTDDRQIHIHTILHQNKNDENARGHIGTELNNKAETIMQVEVDKDDKTISVVEAVHIRDREFEPFAFRINEDALPELVESYLPKAKVVGRPAKEPFDPYKEISESVHRAALDAVFTDGNISSYDGYLERLKKGYGLQGVKLGHNKAVKVATFLGNKRMVIKDGKEYRFNPDYHY, translated from the coding sequence ATGGAAAAGACAGACAATCCAATTCTTTCCATCGAGGAACTGGCAATATGCATGGAGGAGTCTGCCGTGAGCGTAACAAGTGCATACGGGCACTCCCCTGTGGTGCTGATGGTAGATGATGCAACAATCGGAATATTGGGCAACTTCAGTGCTTCCATCGGAAAGGCTAAAAGCAAGAAAACGTTCAATGTCTCGGCCATTGTCGCATCGGCATTGACCAACAGCACCATTCTTCATTATCGGTCTATATTCCCCGAGGACAAACGAAAGGTGTTATACATTGACACGGAACAAGGGCGGTATCATTGTCAGAACGTGTTAAAGCGCATTTTACGTTTGGCGAACTTGCCGGAAGACAAAGAGCCGGACAATCTGGTTATGCTGGCTCTGCGTAAGTATTCCCCTAAAATGCGCTTGGCAATAGTCGAACACGCCATCGGCACAATTCCCGATTTGGGATTGGTGATCATAGATGGCATTCGGGATTTCCTTTATGATATCAATTCTCCCGGAGAATCCACCGATATTATTTCAAGACTCATGCAGTGGACGGATGACAGGCAGATTCATATCCATACCATCCTCCACCAGAACAAGAATGATGAAAACGCACGTGGACACATCGGCACGGAACTCAACAACAAGGCGGAAACCATCATGCAGGTGGAAGTGGACAAAGATGATAAGACCATAAGCGTGGTTGAAGCTGTACATATCCGTGACCGGGAATTTGAACCGTTCGCTTTCCGCATCAACGAAGATGCCTTGCCCGAACTGGTGGAATCCTACCTGCCCAAAGCAAAGGTTGTCGGCCGACCAGCCAAAGAACCGTTCGATCCGTACAAGGAGATTTCGGAGAGTGTACATCGGGCTGCGTTGGATGCCGTTTTTACCGATGGTAATATCAGCAGTTATGACGGATATCTGGAGCGGCTGAAAAAAGGATATGGATTGCAGGGCGTAAAACTCGGTCACAACAAGGCGGTCAAAGTCGCCACCTTTCTAGGCAACAAACGGATGGTGATAAAGGACGGTAAGGAGTATCGTTTCAACCCGGACTATCATTATTGA
- a CDS encoding plasmid mobilization protein — MKENIENSSTTTSETRSVFIGAKVTPSQKEYIKSQAVQCGMTVSDYLLARAYNYHPKARLTKEEAALLQNLDDCRSDLVKYTSALHGMSTKQRMAMFNQIPFMVGWLKELGNVAESVCQFLNTVKEQNKIPSNDKSEEI; from the coding sequence ATGAAAGAAAATATTGAAAATTCATCGACAACCACCAGTGAGACAAGAAGCGTCTTTATCGGAGCGAAAGTCACTCCTAGTCAAAAGGAGTATATAAAATCACAGGCTGTGCAATGCGGTATGACGGTAAGCGATTACTTGCTTGCCCGTGCATACAATTATCACCCCAAAGCAAGGCTTACGAAAGAGGAAGCGGCACTGTTGCAGAATCTGGACGATTGCCGGTCTGACCTTGTAAAATACACCTCTGCACTTCACGGAATGTCCACAAAGCAACGCATGGCAATGTTCAATCAGATTCCGTTCATGGTCGGTTGGCTCAAAGAACTTGGCAATGTAGCCGAAAGCGTCTGCCAATTTCTGAATACCGTAAAAGAACAGAATAAGATTCCGTCCAACGATAAATCAGAAGAAATATGA
- a CDS encoding flavodoxin family protein, producing the protein MSDEKSMIRREALKKMGVVAAGIGLGIGGVNAADVLELSEKEEKHRKMKVLAINGSSRKDGNTADMLNLVLGELEKEGYETEHIQLAGNTINPCKACFACAGKKNCVFGDDIFQELYRKMTEADAIILGSSTYSADVSSTLKAVIERASVVSDTNPGMFRHKVGGAVAVARRAGAMNTIDTINHFFLNKEMFVAGSTYWNIAYRRLPGEAMKDEEGVANMKNLGQNIAWILNKIK; encoded by the coding sequence ATGAGTGATGAAAAGAGTATGATCCGCCGTGAAGCACTCAAAAAGATGGGTGTAGTAGCGGCAGGGATAGGACTGGGCATCGGCGGCGTAAATGCCGCCGATGTGCTGGAACTATCCGAAAAAGAAGAAAAGCATAGAAAGATGAAAGTGTTGGCAATCAATGGCAGTTCACGCAAGGACGGCAATACGGCGGATATGCTGAATCTTGTATTGGGCGAGCTGGAAAAAGAGGGATACGAAACGGAACACATACAGTTGGCAGGCAACACCATCAATCCATGCAAAGCCTGTTTCGCCTGTGCAGGAAAGAAGAATTGCGTGTTCGGTGATGATATTTTTCAGGAACTCTACCGGAAAATGACCGAGGCCGATGCCATTATCCTCGGTTCTTCAACCTACTCGGCTGATGTTTCATCCACGCTGAAAGCGGTTATCGAGCGTGCCAGCGTAGTGAGCGACACCAATCCGGGAATGTTCCGGCACAAAGTAGGCGGTGCGGTTGCCGTTGCCAGGCGTGCCGGAGCCATGAACACCATCGACACGATCAACCATTTCTTTCTCAACAAGGAGATGTTCGTCGCGGGTTCAACCTATTGGAACATCGCCTATAGGCGTCTGCCTGGCGAAGCCATGAAAGACGAGGAAGGCGTCGCCAATATGAAGAACCTCGGACAGAATATCGCGTGGATTCTAAACAAAATAAAATAG